The Erythrobacter sp. Alg231-14 genome has a segment encoding these proteins:
- the trmFO gene encoding methylenetetrahydrofolate--tRNA-(uracil(54)-C(5))-methyltransferase (FADH(2)-oxidizing) TrmFO — translation MTNTNHDHDVHIIGGGLAGSEAAWQLAQRGVKVRLSEMRGSGEQTPAHQTDGLAELVCSNSFRSDDDTKNAVGLLHHEMRALDSIVMRAGEVARVPAGSAMAVDRDVFSAEVEKALDNHPNVNVVRERVDKLPTKGLTIVATGPLTAQSLAQSIVEATGEERLAFFDAIAPIIHRDSIDMSKCWIQSRWNKRTEASNEDGDYINCPMTKEQYIAFHAGLVEGEKSEFKEWEKDTPYFDGCMPIEVMAERGVETLRYGPMKGVGLDNPYDTNEEFPEGRWPYAVVQLRQDNKLGTLWNMVGFQTKMKYGAQVELFRTIPGLENAEFARLGGLHRNTFLNSPEVLDRQLRLKAAPHVRFAGQVTGCEGYVESSAIGLVAGMMTAAQLAGEEWHPLPPSTALGALLSHITGDADATTFQPMNVNFGLFPPLHDVKKKIRKEAYTNRGKADLQTWLSQNAAAVPA, via the coding sequence ATGACCAACACCAATCACGATCACGATGTCCACATTATCGGCGGCGGCTTGGCCGGATCAGAGGCCGCGTGGCAATTGGCCCAACGCGGTGTCAAAGTTCGCCTGTCGGAAATGCGCGGATCGGGCGAACAAACCCCGGCGCACCAAACCGATGGACTTGCCGAATTGGTGTGCTCAAATTCGTTCCGCTCAGACGATGACACCAAAAACGCGGTTGGTTTGTTGCATCATGAAATGCGCGCCTTGGACAGCATCGTTATGCGCGCGGGAGAAGTCGCAAGAGTCCCCGCGGGCAGCGCGATGGCCGTGGATCGCGATGTGTTCTCGGCCGAAGTGGAAAAGGCGCTGGATAACCATCCCAATGTGAACGTCGTCCGTGAACGGGTGGATAAGCTCCCGACCAAAGGGCTCACCATTGTCGCCACTGGGCCGTTGACCGCGCAATCATTGGCACAAAGCATTGTTGAGGCGACGGGCGAAGAAAGGTTGGCATTCTTCGATGCCATCGCGCCCATCATCCATCGCGACAGCATCGATATGTCGAAATGTTGGATCCAATCACGCTGGAACAAGCGGACCGAAGCATCCAACGAAGACGGCGACTACATCAACTGTCCGATGACCAAAGAGCAGTACATCGCGTTTCACGCCGGATTGGTCGAAGGTGAGAAATCCGAATTCAAGGAATGGGAAAAGGACACGCCCTATTTCGATGGCTGCATGCCGATCGAAGTGATGGCGGAACGCGGGGTCGAAACGCTGCGTTACGGTCCAATGAAGGGTGTCGGCCTCGACAATCCCTACGACACCAACGAAGAATTTCCCGAAGGGCGCTGGCCCTACGCCGTCGTTCAATTGCGACAGGACAATAAGCTTGGCACGCTATGGAACATGGTCGGTTTTCAAACCAAAATGAAATATGGCGCACAGGTTGAATTGTTTCGCACCATCCCCGGCCTTGAGAACGCCGAATTTGCCCGACTTGGCGGGCTGCACCGCAACACATTCCTGAACTCACCAGAGGTGTTGGACCGTCAATTGCGGTTGAAAGCGGCTCCGCATGTGCGGTTTGCCGGCCAAGTCACCGGCTGCGAAGGCTATGTCGAGAGTTCCGCCATTGGCTTAGTCGCGGGCATGATGACAGCGGCACAATTGGCCGGTGAGGAATGGCATCCCCTCCCCCCATCCACGGCGTTGGGCGCTTTGTTAAGCCACATCACAGGCGATGCCGATGCAACCACGTTCCAACCGATGAATGTGAATTTCGGCCTGTTCCCGCCCTTGCATGACGTGAAAAAGAAGATCCGAAAAGAAGCCTACACCAACCGAGGTAAAGCGGACCTTCAAACGTGGCTGTCGCAAAATGCGGCGGCGGTTCCTGCTTAA
- a CDS encoding mechanosensitive ion channel domain-containing protein gives MIQTLIEQLNTMAENLVASIPAIVIALIIILLTAVIAKSATRISKKLIGKTELRPSLRNLLDTLVRLGVWVTGMMIAGIVVFPNFSPSSLIAGLGIGAVAIGFAFQDFFENFLAGVMIMLRDKMQIGDVIKTGDIHGTIEFISLRESHIRAFSGELHVLPNSQLFKDPVEIVTDLKERRYELVIGVAYDTDLNRASEVIRASLESCDLINAERDIYVLADAFNSSSVDFIVRWWAASSGAASALNRDQAVRAIKHGLDEAGIEIPYPQVTNTFKGRLQLEQSSAEDAAGAS, from the coding sequence ATGATTCAAACTTTGATCGAACAACTCAACACAATGGCCGAAAACTTGGTGGCGTCCATTCCAGCAATTGTGATCGCCTTGATCATCATTCTGCTCACCGCTGTCATCGCAAAATCCGCAACCCGAATTAGCAAGAAATTGATCGGCAAGACCGAGTTGCGCCCATCGTTGCGCAACCTCTTGGACACTCTGGTTCGGCTTGGCGTGTGGGTCACCGGCATGATGATCGCGGGGATCGTCGTGTTCCCGAATTTCAGTCCATCCAGCCTCATCGCAGGATTGGGTATCGGCGCGGTGGCGATCGGGTTTGCGTTTCAAGATTTCTTTGAAAATTTCCTCGCTGGCGTGATGATCATGCTGCGCGACAAGATGCAGATCGGCGATGTGATCAAAACAGGCGACATCCACGGTACGATCGAATTCATCAGTTTACGCGAAAGCCATATCCGCGCGTTTTCCGGAGAGCTGCACGTCCTGCCCAATTCGCAATTGTTCAAAGATCCGGTCGAAATCGTCACCGATTTGAAAGAGCGTCGTTATGAGTTGGTGATCGGCGTCGCTTATGACACCGATCTGAACCGGGCGAGCGAGGTTATCCGCGCATCCTTGGAAAGCTGTGATTTGATCAATGCAGAACGTGACATTTACGTGCTTGCTGACGCGTTCAACTCCAGTTCGGTTGATTTCATTGTGCGATGGTGGGCGGCGTCTTCGGGCGCGGCATCCGCGTTAAACCGTGATCAGGCCGTTCGAGCAATCAAACACGGATTGGACGAAGCCGGAATTGAAATCCCCTACCCCCAAGTCACCAACACTTTCAAAGGGCGTCTGCAGTTGGAGCAATCGTCTGCGGAAGATGCAGCGGGGGCATCTTAG
- a CDS encoding DUF1178 family protein, translated as MIVFDLQCDQDHRFEGWFGSSSDYESQCERGLVTCPECGSSAVDKAVMAPAVGAKGNTRPDHQGAAPDQGAQEIAPVPKSVPAPDAKPVSNTPMPAEMEKALKALATAQQKALEKSTWVGKDFAAQSRAMHYGESDEKPIHGQASLEEAQSLAEEGVQVAALPFPVAPPDKLN; from the coding sequence ATGATCGTTTTTGACCTTCAATGTGACCAAGACCACCGGTTCGAGGGGTGGTTCGGTTCCTCATCGGATTACGAATCCCAATGCGAGCGTGGATTGGTCACTTGTCCGGAATGCGGTTCATCCGCGGTGGACAAAGCGGTGATGGCACCCGCGGTGGGTGCAAAAGGAAACACCCGACCCGATCATCAAGGGGCTGCACCCGATCAAGGCGCGCAGGAGATCGCTCCTGTTCCAAAGTCGGTGCCCGCGCCGGATGCGAAACCCGTTTCCAACACGCCTATGCCAGCCGAAATGGAGAAAGCCCTCAAAGCTCTCGCCACGGCTCAACAAAAAGCTTTGGAAAAAAGCACTTGGGTGGGCAAGGATTTCGCGGCCCAATCGCGCGCCATGCATTATGGTGAAAGCGATGAAAAACCGATCCACGGCCAAGCAAGCCTAGAAGAGGCGCAGTCGCTGGCCGAAGAAGGGGTCCAGGTCGCCGCACTGCCATTTCCCGTTGCACCGCCTGACAAACTGAATTGA
- the pdhA gene encoding pyruvate dehydrogenase (acetyl-transferring) E1 component subunit alpha has product MAKKPAAGKAPAKRAASKRAPSKAATPASSAATSSAPADDPDFILHSLQEEFNAAKSFNASDDQMLEFYRQMLLIRRFEEKAGQLYGLGLIGGFCHLYIGQEAVAIGLQSALDSDKDSVITGYRDHGHMLAYGIDPKVIMAELTGREAGISKGKGGSMHMFSTEHKFYGGHGIVGAQVALGGGLALAHQYNEDGGLCLAYFGDGAANQGQVYETFNMAALWNLPIVFVVEDNQYAMGTASSRSSAETRFHRRGTAFRIPGIDVDGMNVLEVRAAAEVAFKHVREGKGPVLMELNTYRYRGHSMSDPAKYRTRDEVQEQRENYDPIERLKKTLMEAGHDEADLKAIDKGIRKVVTEAADFSESSPEPDASELYTEVLVEKY; this is encoded by the coding sequence TTGGCGAAAAAACCCGCAGCCGGAAAGGCGCCCGCAAAACGTGCCGCCTCGAAACGCGCGCCCAGCAAGGCCGCGACACCCGCGTCCAGCGCAGCAACATCATCGGCACCGGCGGATGATCCCGATTTCATCCTTCATTCCCTTCAGGAAGAATTTAACGCCGCGAAAAGCTTCAACGCGTCCGATGATCAAATGCTCGAATTTTATCGGCAGATGCTTTTGATCCGTCGTTTTGAGGAAAAGGCCGGTCAGCTTTACGGTCTCGGCCTAATTGGCGGTTTCTGTCACTTGTATATTGGACAAGAGGCGGTCGCGATCGGGCTGCAATCTGCATTGGACAGCGACAAAGACAGCGTGATCACCGGTTACCGCGATCACGGGCACATGCTGGCCTATGGCATCGACCCCAAAGTCATCATGGCCGAATTGACCGGGCGCGAAGCCGGCATTTCAAAAGGCAAGGGTGGCTCCATGCATATGTTCAGCACCGAACATAAATTTTATGGCGGCCATGGCATTGTCGGCGCCCAGGTGGCGTTGGGCGGTGGCCTCGCTTTGGCTCATCAATACAATGAAGACGGCGGTTTGTGCCTTGCCTATTTCGGTGATGGCGCCGCCAATCAGGGCCAAGTCTACGAAACGTTTAACATGGCTGCTCTTTGGAACCTGCCAATCGTGTTCGTGGTGGAAGACAATCAATACGCGATGGGCACGGCCAGTTCGCGTTCATCGGCGGAAACACGATTCCACCGGCGCGGCACGGCGTTCCGCATCCCGGGCATCGATGTCGATGGGATGAATGTCCTAGAAGTTCGCGCCGCCGCCGAGGTTGCGTTTAAACATGTGCGCGAAGGCAAAGGCCCCGTTTTGATGGAGCTGAACACCTATCGGTATCGTGGGCACTCCATGTCCGATCCAGCCAAATATCGCACACGCGACGAAGTGCAGGAACAGCGTGAAAATTACGACCCGATCGAGCGGTTGAAGAAAACCCTAATGGAGGCAGGCCATGATGAGGCCGACCTTAAAGCGATTGATAAAGGCATCCGTAAAGTTGTGACCGAAGCCGCCGATTTCTCCGAAAGTTCGCCTGAGCCGGATGCTTCTGAGCTCTACACTGAAGTTCTGGTGGAGAAGTACTGA
- a CDS encoding FtsB family cell division protein, translated as MRKTANEQTKQALALVLLVALTVAAIAGPTGLLAWAENDEVLEQRKARIAILIEERDALRNRVELLDPNGADPDLVSELIREDLGVLHPDEIVVTLDDD; from the coding sequence ATGCGCAAGACAGCAAACGAGCAGACAAAGCAGGCGCTTGCGCTTGTGCTGCTCGTTGCCTTGACTGTGGCTGCGATTGCTGGGCCAACTGGGCTGTTGGCCTGGGCCGAGAATGACGAAGTGTTGGAACAACGCAAAGCGCGGATCGCCATCCTAATCGAAGAACGCGACGCGTTGCGCAATCGGGTGGAACTGCTCGACCCCAACGGCGCCGATCCCGATTTGGTTAGCGAACTTATCCGCGAAGACCTTGGTGTGCTCCACCCGGATGAGATCGTCGTAACCTTGGATGACGATTGA
- a CDS encoding TadE/TadG family type IV pilus assembly protein, which yields MIGSNFLRAFIRDEEGATLTEFAFVAPILILMVMGIFDMAHTQYTSALVNGAMQKAGRDLTLETAGSLEGTIDARVIDSVSAVVPGTATVTLEKLSHFDFEDIGEAEEFTDAGTFDGICNNGEVFVDANSNGQWDADRGEEGIGGARDAVLYTAVVSYPRLFPMYGLAGLPQEVELRASTVLRNQPYDQQDETVTIGNCD from the coding sequence ATGATCGGTTCAAACTTTCTCCGAGCTTTCATCAGGGATGAGGAAGGTGCGACGCTTACTGAATTTGCATTCGTCGCACCGATCCTGATCCTAATGGTGATGGGCATCTTTGACATGGCGCACACGCAATACACGTCGGCGTTGGTCAACGGGGCGATGCAAAAGGCCGGCCGCGATCTCACATTGGAGACCGCTGGCAGTCTTGAAGGCACCATCGATGCACGGGTCATCGACAGCGTAAGCGCCGTCGTGCCGGGTACGGCAACCGTGACTTTGGAAAAGCTGTCGCACTTCGATTTTGAAGACATTGGCGAAGCCGAAGAATTCACCGACGCAGGCACCTTTGATGGCATTTGCAACAACGGCGAGGTTTTCGTTGATGCCAATTCCAACGGTCAATGGGATGCCGATCGCGGCGAAGAAGGCATCGGTGGCGCGCGCGACGCGGTTCTTTACACTGCGGTGGTGTCCTACCCTCGCCTTTTCCCGATGTATGGCCTTGCTGGCCTACCTCAGGAAGTTGAATTGCGAGCGTCCACGGTGCTGCGGAACCAACCATACGACCAACAAGATGAAACCGTTACAATCGGGAACTGCGACTAA
- a CDS encoding MFS transporter, with product MTVAIVTANAYYIHPIIGEVASSFGVSDAQIGIVPALNQFALAIGILLLLPLGDRYSNRALCIAFVIAQCVFMLAMAMATGFAAFTIASTALGFVTIAPYLIPAFASKRVAPERLGQVTALLTAGVIFGILVARVGAGIIAENYGWRSVYWCAFALMVAVTVLLPITLKTDSGIAARKSPQGSYFALLRSVFELARAHRDMMISALIQALNFASFTATWLALALHLTSDELGYGVDTVGYLAGISALSIFSTPRFGRWADAIGARRARSIAAIVQCIGISLMYPLGWDVWTVLVPLLLINIVGPTVDVTGRMTFLSLDPAIRTRLTTTYIVIMFIGGSIGSVVGTAIYDFGGWGATCAGLMAISLGVLILSGWAERSWNRTNAA from the coding sequence GTGACGGTCGCGATCGTCACCGCCAACGCGTATTATATTCACCCCATCATCGGCGAAGTCGCGAGCAGTTTTGGCGTGAGCGATGCGCAGATCGGCATTGTCCCGGCACTCAATCAATTTGCGCTTGCGATCGGGATATTGTTGCTGCTTCCGCTGGGAGATCGGTATTCCAACCGCGCATTGTGTATCGCATTTGTGATTGCGCAATGCGTGTTCATGTTGGCGATGGCGATGGCAACAGGTTTCGCCGCCTTCACCATCGCATCGACCGCGTTGGGCTTTGTCACCATTGCCCCATATTTGATCCCGGCATTCGCCTCCAAACGCGTTGCCCCCGAACGATTGGGTCAGGTCACCGCGCTGCTTACCGCTGGTGTGATTTTCGGCATTCTGGTCGCCCGGGTGGGGGCCGGGATTATCGCAGAAAATTACGGATGGCGCAGTGTGTATTGGTGCGCCTTTGCTTTGATGGTGGCGGTCACCGTGCTTTTGCCCATCACCCTTAAGACAGACAGCGGCATCGCGGCGCGCAAATCACCCCAAGGATCGTATTTCGCGCTGTTGCGGTCTGTTTTTGAATTGGCCCGCGCGCATCGGGATATGATGATATCCGCGCTTATTCAGGCGCTCAATTTTGCATCGTTTACCGCTACATGGTTGGCGCTGGCGCTGCATTTGACCAGCGATGAATTGGGCTATGGCGTCGATACGGTTGGCTATCTCGCCGGGATCTCCGCGCTCAGCATATTTTCCACGCCGCGTTTTGGTCGATGGGCCGACGCCATTGGCGCGCGCCGAGCACGCAGCATCGCCGCGATTGTTCAATGCATCGGCATATCTTTGATGTACCCGCTGGGTTGGGATGTTTGGACGGTTCTTGTCCCATTGTTGTTGATCAACATTGTTGGGCCAACGGTGGATGTGACCGGGCGCATGACGTTCTTATCGCTCGATCCGGCCATCCGGACCCGCCTTACCACGACATACATCGTCATCATGTTTATCGGCGGCTCAATCGGCAGCGTCGTTGGCACCGCGATCTATGATTTCGGAGGATGGGGAGCAACCTGCGCCGGTTTGATGGCGATTTCCTTAGGCGTCCTCATCCTATCCGGTTGGGCAGAGCGCAGTTGGAACCGAACGAACGCAGCATAA
- a CDS encoding Tad domain-containing protein, with product MNAAYSFLRFVAKDPAANTLAISAATLVPLMAMVGGGVDAGRYYMTETRLQAACDAGALAARRAMDDDDFSSEHKQVGLNFFDQNYPDGTFGLDALNRDYTATAEGTVNGTASGTLPTSIMGAFGYNEFDLSVDCSAEINISNTDIMFVLDVTGSMSCDSDGSNCSNGPNSRINSLRSSVLTFYDTVDSATSSSAQIRYGIVPYSNQVNVGDSLDRAWMANSHTYQSREADWDITVTYTPEGYTYIRTGDGYNWDYQGLTETNDYGVSYNECVDIAFGQDRSEIFVSADPGGFTQVSQSGTDPRITQYTGPVRYQQMTFSSGTYYYSNERCRLYFEDYYYYAESDITLTEGRTETQEFFWAYRPVEWDLTGLYASGTMSQPTGWEAANENHTWNGCIEEAITVANTVWNPVPSGAKDLDIDLVPSNETERWKPMLPSLTFMRYNDGENWWDSSEWVQADITGSTEDKVNASSTCPKAARKLAPFDNRSDLETWVSEAEGFSAGGNTYHDFGMIWGARFISPDGIFADENTTAPNGDAISRHIVFMTDGELVTNNRLYTLYGMEWWDRRVTADANWTQQQANHAERFQAACRAARNKNISVWVVAFGTSLTQNLIDCATTGRAYSASDADQLDSAFREIAEKIAALRLTA from the coding sequence ATGAACGCCGCTTACTCCTTCCTTCGCTTTGTTGCGAAGGACCCTGCTGCAAACACGCTCGCCATTTCTGCGGCGACGCTTGTTCCATTGATGGCCATGGTTGGTGGCGGTGTGGATGCCGGTCGGTATTACATGACCGAAACCCGACTTCAGGCGGCATGCGATGCCGGTGCGCTTGCGGCACGCCGCGCGATGGATGACGACGATTTCTCCAGTGAGCACAAGCAAGTTGGCCTCAACTTTTTTGATCAAAACTATCCCGACGGCACATTCGGGTTGGACGCGCTAAACCGCGATTACACCGCAACAGCCGAGGGCACCGTCAACGGAACCGCATCGGGAACATTGCCGACCAGCATCATGGGCGCGTTTGGTTACAACGAATTTGATCTATCCGTCGATTGCTCTGCAGAGATCAACATTTCGAACACAGACATTATGTTTGTGCTCGACGTCACCGGCTCGATGAGCTGCGATTCCGACGGTTCCAATTGTTCAAACGGACCCAATTCACGCATCAACAGCCTGCGCTCATCGGTTTTGACTTTCTACGACACCGTGGATTCGGCGACGTCGAGCTCGGCCCAAATCCGTTATGGGATCGTGCCCTATTCCAATCAGGTGAATGTCGGCGATTCCCTCGATAGAGCGTGGATGGCGAATAGCCACACTTACCAATCACGCGAAGCAGATTGGGACATTACGGTTACGTACACACCCGAAGGGTACACCTACATCCGAACGGGTGATGGCTACAATTGGGACTATCAAGGTCTCACGGAAACCAACGATTACGGTGTCAGCTATAACGAATGCGTCGATATTGCGTTTGGCCAAGACCGGTCAGAAATCTTTGTTTCTGCCGACCCCGGCGGGTTCACTCAGGTTTCTCAATCCGGAACGGATCCACGCATCACGCAATATACCGGCCCCGTTCGGTATCAACAAATGACGTTCAGCTCGGGAACGTATTACTATTCGAATGAACGCTGTCGTTTGTACTTCGAGGATTACTACTACTACGCCGAGTCCGACATCACCTTGACCGAAGGCCGCACCGAAACTCAGGAATTCTTCTGGGCCTATCGCCCCGTGGAATGGGACCTGACCGGTTTGTACGCAAGCGGCACGATGTCTCAACCAACCGGTTGGGAAGCGGCCAACGAAAATCACACCTGGAACGGTTGCATCGAAGAAGCGATCACCGTCGCCAACACTGTTTGGAACCCGGTCCCATCCGGTGCGAAAGATCTGGATATCGATCTGGTTCCAAGCAACGAAACCGAACGTTGGAAGCCTATGCTGCCGTCGCTCACCTTTATGCGTTACAATGATGGCGAAAATTGGTGGGACAGCAGCGAGTGGGTTCAAGCCGACATCACCGGCTCCACCGAAGACAAAGTGAACGCATCATCCACCTGTCCTAAGGCTGCCCGCAAATTGGCACCGTTCGACAATCGTTCCGATTTGGAAACCTGGGTCTCTGAAGCCGAAGGTTTCAGCGCCGGCGGTAACACCTATCACGACTTTGGCATGATCTGGGGGGCGCGCTTCATCTCGCCCGACGGGATCTTCGCAGACGAGAACACCACCGCACCGAACGGTGACGCAATTTCGCGCCACATCGTGTTTATGACCGATGGTGAATTGGTCACCAACAACCGCCTCTACACCTTGTATGGTATGGAATGGTGGGATCGCCGGGTAACCGCCGATGCCAATTGGACCCAACAACAAGCCAATCACGCAGAACGCTTCCAAGCGGCCTGTCGCGCGGCGCGAAACAAGAACATTTCCGTTTGGGTTGTTGCCTTCGGGACGTCGCTTACACAGAACTTGATCGATTGCGCCACGACTGGTCGCGCCTATTCGGCGAGCGATGCTGATCAGCTCGACAGCGCATTCCGTGAGATCGCCGAGAAGATCGCAGCGCTGAGGTTGACAGCATGA
- a CDS encoding haloalkane dehalogenase: protein MEILKADLARFAAIPDYPFAENWTDIDLGDGHTGRMHYVDEGPKDAPPVLLFHGEPSWSFLYRKMIPVLLDAGFRCLAPDLIGFGKSDKPDDIGFYTYDRHIDWLSQWRTAVLPQPAGLFCQDWGGLLGLRMVGENPDLFSFVVASNTFLPEGGGTASPAFLAWREFAKASPDFKIGGILQGASATELSAEEVAAYDAPFPDEPSKAGARAFPQLVPIEDEKPGVAENKAAWKALATFEKPFLTIVGEDDAVLGKTTAVMADRVAGAAGLPHFSLSTCGHFCQEDRPVELAQGVIDTAKKADIL from the coding sequence ATGGAAATTCTAAAGGCTGACCTTGCACGCTTTGCTGCCATCCCAGACTATCCGTTTGCCGAAAATTGGACGGATATCGATTTGGGTGACGGGCATACAGGCCGGATGCATTACGTGGATGAAGGGCCCAAGGATGCCCCGCCCGTCCTGCTGTTCCACGGAGAGCCCAGCTGGAGTTTCCTTTATCGCAAGATGATACCGGTTCTGCTCGATGCCGGTTTTCGTTGCCTCGCGCCCGACCTGATCGGATTTGGCAAAAGCGATAAGCCGGACGATATCGGGTTTTACACCTATGACCGTCACATCGATTGGCTATCCCAATGGCGCACCGCCGTTTTGCCACAGCCCGCCGGTCTCTTCTGCCAGGATTGGGGCGGATTGCTCGGCCTAAGAATGGTTGGCGAAAACCCGGATCTTTTCAGCTTTGTCGTCGCCAGCAACACGTTCCTTCCCGAAGGCGGCGGAACCGCATCACCAGCATTCCTCGCATGGCGAGAATTTGCGAAGGCATCGCCAGACTTCAAGATTGGAGGCATTTTGCAAGGAGCGTCCGCAACTGAGCTCTCCGCCGAAGAAGTCGCAGCCTACGATGCGCCTTTCCCCGATGAACCCAGCAAAGCCGGTGCCCGAGCATTCCCACAACTTGTTCCAATCGAGGACGAGAAGCCGGGCGTGGCGGAAAACAAGGCCGCGTGGAAAGCATTGGCGACGTTTGAAAAACCGTTTCTGACTATCGTCGGCGAAGACGATGCCGTCCTCGGCAAGACGACCGCCGTAATGGCAGACCGGGTCGCGGGCGCTGCGGGATTGCCGCATTTCTCTCTCTCAACCTGCGGTCATTTCTGCCAAGAAGATCGTCCGGTTGAATTAGCCCAAGGCGTGATTGATACGGCCAAAAAGGCGGACATTCTCTGA
- a CDS encoding pyruvate dehydrogenase complex E1 component subunit beta, whose translation MAIQLKMPALSPTMEEGTLAKWLKAEGDTIEPGDIIAEIETDKATMEFEAIDDGVLTKILVAEGTENVAVGAVIAEMAGEGDDADAGDSTAPVVEPAPAAPAAPAPAPAPVAAAAPAADPSIPAGTSFTSTQVREALRDAMAEEMRADRRVFVMGEEVAEYQGAYKVTQGLLEEFGPKRVIDTPITEYGFAGIGAGAAMGGLKPVVEFMTFNFAMQAIDHIVNSAAKTNYMSGGQMRCPIVFRGPNGAASRVGAQHSQNYGPWYASVPGLIVIAPYDAADAKGLMKAAIRSEDPVVFLENELVYGRSFDVPDMDDYVLPIGKARIMREGADVTIVTYSIGVGLALEAAETLAGEGIDAEVIDLRTLRPLDKQAVLDSLKKTNRLVIAEEGWPTCSIASEIIAICMEEGFDDLDAPVLRVCNEDVPLPYAANLEKLALIDPPRIVEAVKKVCYT comes from the coding sequence ATGGCTATTCAACTGAAAATGCCTGCGCTTTCGCCCACAATGGAGGAAGGCACTCTTGCCAAATGGTTGAAAGCCGAAGGCGACACGATCGAGCCCGGCGATATCATTGCAGAGATTGAAACGGACAAAGCCACGATGGAATTCGAAGCCATCGACGATGGCGTGTTGACTAAAATCCTTGTGGCCGAAGGCACGGAGAATGTCGCCGTTGGCGCCGTGATCGCCGAAATGGCGGGTGAGGGCGACGACGCAGATGCCGGCGATAGCACAGCACCCGTTGTAGAACCGGCACCGGCCGCGCCTGCCGCACCTGCTCCTGCTCCTGCACCTGTCGCGGCGGCGGCCCCTGCAGCTGACCCGAGCATCCCTGCTGGAACAAGCTTCACCAGCACCCAAGTCCGCGAAGCGTTGCGCGATGCGATGGCCGAAGAGATGCGCGCGGATCGCCGAGTCTTTGTGATGGGTGAAGAAGTCGCCGAGTATCAGGGTGCATATAAGGTCACCCAAGGATTGTTGGAAGAATTCGGCCCGAAACGCGTTATTGACACCCCGATCACCGAATACGGTTTTGCCGGGATCGGCGCGGGCGCTGCGATGGGCGGGTTGAAGCCTGTGGTGGAGTTTATGACCTTCAATTTCGCCATGCAGGCGATTGATCACATTGTGAACTCTGCGGCTAAAACGAACTATATGAGCGGCGGTCAAATGCGCTGCCCGATTGTGTTCCGTGGCCCCAACGGCGCGGCAAGCCGTGTCGGCGCACAGCACAGTCAAAACTATGGCCCATGGTACGCCAGCGTGCCCGGTTTGATCGTGATTGCACCGTATGATGCGGCCGATGCCAAAGGGTTGATGAAAGCGGCCATTCGTTCCGAAGATCCGGTCGTCTTCCTTGAAAACGAACTGGTCTATGGCCGGAGCTTTGATGTGCCCGACATGGATGACTACGTTCTGCCAATCGGCAAGGCGCGGATCATGCGTGAAGGGGCCGATGTGACCATCGTCACCTATTCAATCGGGGTGGGATTGGCGCTCGAAGCGGCGGAAACTCTCGCGGGCGAAGGGATTGATGCCGAAGTCATTGATCTGCGCACTCTGCGTCCATTGGACAAACAGGCCGTTCTCGACAGTTTGAAGAAAACCAACCGATTGGTCATCGCTGAAGAGGGTTGGCCGACATGCTCCATTGCGAGCGAAATCATCGCGATTTGTATGGAGGAAGGGTTTGACGACCTTGATGCCCCGGTCCTGCGGGTGTGCAACGAGGATGTGCCACTTCCATACGCGGCCAATCTGGAAAAACTCGCCTTGATTGACCCACCGCGCATCGTCGAAGCGGTGAAAAAGGTGTGTTACACATAA